The segment TCTAATTGTGTTGCTACATCTATTGCCACTTTTTCCATATGCTCTTGGCTATACTCTTTGTTTTCTATTTGTCCCCAAAAGTTCATGTTGGTTCCTGCTAGGTCTCCCTGGGTGGCTGTAAAGGCTTCCATTAGCACTTGCCCATCTGTTTTATTTTTTTGTTCATCAGATTGAGCGGGTACTTTATCCGTGGTAAATAAAAAGAAAGAAAATAATAACATACTTGTCATTGCAAATCCAATTATCCATCTTGACTGTTTTTTCATTTGTTAACCTCCCATTTTCTCAATGGAAAAGGGAGGGCTTATAGAGAAGAATTAGTAAAAGGGGGATAAAACAACTCAGCTCTATATGCAACCTCCCTAGTCATAATCATTATTGCCAGGAAGGTTTTGGTTTATACCTTAATTTTTTTTAAAATTTTAATTCACTTTCCCTTCAGCAAGGCCCCACAGATTTTGTTCTCTAGGGTGCTTGCCTAGGATTAAATTTACTTTTGCCCCCTATCACATTCACACTTAATGCCCATGATTTTATCAAAGAAGGATATTTTTTTAAACTCCTTTGGAAGATCGGGATGAATTGCTTCTGCTTTTTCAAGACAGTCTTTGCAAAGGGATTTTCCAAAGTTGTCTTTAAAAAACTGGGATATTTCGGGCTTATTCTCCATAGAGATATCTTTGCTATTTACTGCCTCATTGCTGGCTAATACTACGGCCAAGTCTCCTATAAAATCCTCTGAGCTGACTACCTTAAAATCTAAGCTTTTTTCTGTGGTAATGGCAATTAGTTGTCTTCTTTTTTCTTCTAAGATGTCTTGTCGGATAACCACTTTATCCACATGGGGCTTTTTTAAAGCTAGTTTAAAATAAAATAGCCCCGCAGCATCCTGAATTTCTTGGAAGGTTAGTCCCTTTACTACATTTTCTCTAAACAGTCCTAAATATCTTATTTTTTCTTCTTTTTTTATTTCTGGTGCTCCATAGACGCCTACGGTTAAATATTCTTCTAATTTGTCTTTGCTTGTCATGTTGATCTTCCTTTGGACTTTGTCTTGCCCTTCCTTTATATCCCATTTGACAGTTAAAATCAACTGTTTATATAAATTTTTCTTTCAATTTTAGTATTGGAGTTTATGAAAGATATATACGAGGGTAAATTTTCATAAATCAATGGTAGATGATAGAAGATGGATGATGTATGATAGTAGATATATGATGAAAGTTTAATCCATCTTATGCAAAAGCAGTCTCTTAGTATTTTTTATTAAGAATCAAAGTTGTTTCCCTATATAGTAATTTTTTAATTTAAAAATAAAAATTTGTTAAAGAATTTGTAAGGAATATTCCTTATTTTTTATCTGATTTAAAAAGGAGTTTTTGCTATGTTAATTGTAAGTCATCTGTCTAAGAATTATGGGAAGTTAAAAGCTTTGGAAGATGTCTCCTTTGAGGTACAGTCTGGGGAGATTGTGGGTTTATTAGGGCCCAATGGGGCCGGCAAGAGTACCACTTTAAAGGCCATTACAGGTCTACTTCGTCCTACAAGCGGCACCATCACCATTGAAGGTATTGCCCATAAAGACGTCCGAGTTAAGCATTTATTTACCTATGTATCAGAAACACCAGAATTGTATGAAATGCTGACGGTCATGGAGCATATGCAATTTGTGGCCTATGCCTATGGTTTATCCCATTGGAAGGATAGGGCCGATCATCTGCTGGATCAATTTGATTTAAAGGACAAAGTCAATGAATTGGGAAAAAATCTTTCCAAGGGCATGAAACAAAAAGTAGCTATTTGTACCGGGCTTTTGCATGACCCTAAGTTGTTAATATTTGATGAACCCTTCATTGGACTGGATCCTAAAGCCATTCGGGAATTGAAAAATATTTTTCGACAGCTAAAAGAAGAAGGAAAGTGTATTTTTATTAGCTCCCATCTTTTAGACTCTATAGAGGATTTTTGTGATCGGGTATTGGTGCTGAAAAATGGAAAGCTCATTGCTAAGGGTACTTTAGATGAATTAAGATCCCGGGTAGAGGGAGGAGAATCCTCTAGCCTAGAAGATGTGTTCTTGGAGGTGACAAAATAATGTCTACCTTTGGATTTCTAATCCTTCAAGATTTACGAAAGTTTAAGAATTATATTTTAGAAATTAAGAAAAAGCCCTGGAAGCTTCTCCTCTATATCTTCTATATTCTTTGGTTTGGTTTTATCCTATATACAGCCTTTAATGGGAATGGAGATAAACAGGCTACGAGTATACCCAATCTCGTCTTTAAAAAAGATCTATTTTCTGTCCTTATTAAGGCTTTGGTCTTTGTTTTGTTTACTACTACTCTCTATTCTAGTAGTAAAAATTTTGATGGATTGTTTTCTATGGGAGATGTGAACTTTTTATTCCCTTCCCCCATTAGCCCTAAGATTGTTTTGGCCTATTCTATGGTAAAACAGTCCTTTGTTTTAGTCATTACCAGTATTTTTATGGTTTTTATGTTTCCCCTTTTACAAGTTTTTTATGGCCCTCTACATCCCGGCTCCATGGTCTATGGTATCGTGGGCATTATGGCATTGTTTCTTTTTACTGTACCCTTTTCTTACTTGACCTTTGTACTCTCCACTCGTTTTGGTTTTAAGAAATGGCTACATTATTTCCTCTATGGTCTAGTGATTTTTATCCTGATGGCTATCGGTTATGGTATCTATATTCAACAGGATCTATTGCAAGGGGTATTTTGGGCATTTAATCATCCACTATTTAACTATATCCCTATTATAGGTTGGAGTGCCGAATTAATCGGCGTGAGTATTTTAGGTAAAACAGCTCTTTCTACTTTATTTTTAGTCTTACAATTGTTGACCATTGGTATTCTTACTTTTTTGGCTATATTCTTGGGAGAAGATTATTATGAGGATGCCCTTCCCTCAGCGGAAAAAAGATGGGAACTCCTCCGTAATAAAAACCAAGGAAAAAGAATGTCTATGAAGGATGCCCCTAGTAAAAAAGTGCGACAAGTAGAAGTAAAGAGTGTAGGCCAAGGTCCTTGGGCATTTTTGTGGATGCAATTGGTGAGCAATAAAAGGGCTTCCGGTTCTTTGATCTTTCAATGGAAAGTCTTAGCAGTATTGATTGTATCTATTGCTTTTGGTGTATTAATGCCCGACAAATCCTCTATGATTTACTTTATTGCCTCAGGAGCAATCGCCTATATTACCTTTTTATCTTCCATGCAAGTTTCTATTGATTATGAGTTGAAGATGAAATATATCTTTATTTTGCCCGGTCAAGCTTGGAAAAAGATTTTGGCTTTAAATATTGTACCAATAATGAAAGTGATTATTTTTATGTCCTGTGCACTGCTTCCTGTAGGCGTTATTTTTAGGGTATCTCTATTTTCTATAGTTGGGGCCTTAGCCTTTCCTATGTCCATGGTATTTTTAAATCTTTTTAGTTCGGTGATCATCCATATTCTCATTCCCAGTAGTTTTGATATGAAGGCCTTTTTTCCAGTCATTAGGCTGCTTACTTTTTTGCTTTTCCTATTACCACCGGGTATTATAGGCATTATAGTTGGAGCATATACCAATAGTGTTGCTCTTGCTTTTATTTCTGTAGCTGGCATTAATCTGCTTTTGAGCGCATTGTTTTTATGGATGAGTGAACTAATGTTTGGAAGATTGGAGTTAAGATAGAAGATAGATAAAAAAACAACCCTTTAAAGGGTTGTTTTTTTATCTATGTTGACCGTGTTTCTCTGCTACTTGTATTCTAATCAATGCTCTTTTTATGGCTGCTTGGGCCCGGGCGTAGTCATATTTGTCTTTTTCTTTGGCATACTTTTCAGCTCTTTCTAAAGCTTCTTTGGCTCTGTCTACGTCTATTTCCTCTGGCCACTCAGCTGCATCAGTTAATACGGTTACTTGGGTAGGGGTGACTTTGATAAAGCCTCCAGATAAGCTGGCTTCTTTCCACTGCTTTTCAGAGGTAAATATTCTCAAAATCCCAGTAGCCAGGCCGGTGACTAGGGGAGTATGGTTTGCCAGTACAGCAAATTCTCCCTCTTGTCCCCTAATGACCATCTTTTCTACTTCTCCCTCAAAGAATACCCTCTCCGGGGTAATAATCTCTAAACCATAGGTTGACATATTTTCACCACCTAGTCTTCCCTTTTCGTCTTCTTAGCTCTTTCCACAACATCATCTATTGTCCCTGCCATAAGGAAGGCAGATTCTGAAATATCATCATGAAGTCCTTCTAATATCTCTTTAAATCCTCGAATGGTTTCCTTTACCGGTACATAAACTCCGGATATTCCGGTAAAGTTCTCTGCAACATGGAAAGGTTGAGATAGGAAACGCTCTATCTTTCTAGCCCTGGATACAATAAGTTTATCATCATCGGATAATTCATCCATACCTAGGATAGCAATGATGTCTTGCAATTCTTTATAACGCTGCAATACCTCTTGCACTCGTCTGGCTACATTGTAGTGTTCTTCCCCGACTACCTTGGGATCTAGAATTCTGGAAGTAGAATCTAGAGGATCCACTGCTGGGTAAATACCCTTTTCTACGATGGCACGGGATAGCACTGTGGTGGCATCCAAGTGGGCAAAGGTTGTCGCTGGTGCAGGGTCAGTTAAGTCATCGGCAGGTACATATACTGCCTGTACTGAGGTGATGGATCCTTTTTTAGTGGAGGTGATTCTCTCCTGTAGGGCACCCATCTCGGTAGCTAAGGTTGGCTGATAGCCAACGGCACTAGGCATACGTCCTAAAAGTGCGGATACCTCTGATCCCGCCTGAGTAAATCTAAAGATATTGTCAATAAATAATAATACATCTTGCCCTTGTTGATCTCTAAAGTATTCTGCCATAGTCAAGCCAGTAAGTCCTATACGCATTCTAGCTCCTGGAGGCTCGTTCATTTGTCCAAAGCAAAGAGCTGTTTTATCGAGAACTCCTGAGTCTTTCATCTCATAGTAGAGGTCATTCCCTTCCCGAGTTCTCTCTCCAACTCCTGCAAATACTGAAAGGCCACCATGTTCTTTGGCGATGTTGTTGATGAGTTCCTGGATGAGTACGGTTTTACCCACTCCAGCACCACCAAACAATCCGATTTTCCCTCCCTTAGCATAGGGAGCAATGAGGTCTACTACTTTTATTCCTGTTTCAAACATTTCTGGTTCTGTTTGTTGTTCTTCAAAGCTAGGTGCTGCTCTATGGATAGGACTTTTGATAATGTCCTGGTCTACAGGTTTATCATCAATGGGCTCTCCCAATACGTTAAACATTCTTCCTAAGGTTGCTGGACCAACGGGAACGGCAATAGGTTCTCCTGTATCTACTGCATCCATTCCCCTGATTAGGCCATCGGTAGAGGACATGGCAATACAACGTACGATGTCATCCCCAAGATGCTGAGAAACTTCTACTACGATTTGTTGGCCTTCAGTCGTGATGTGAATGGCGTTATTTAATTTGGGAAGATTTTCCGGTGTAAACTTGATGTCTACTACTGGTCCGATGATTGCTACAATCTTACCAATATTTTGCTGGGCCATTTAAAAACCTCCAATCTGTATGTTTATATCATTGTTATCTATTTCAAGGCTTCGGCGCCTCCTACAATCTCTGAGATCTCTTGGGTGATGGCGCCTTGTCTTGCTCGGTTGTATGAAAGGGTTAAATCATCTATCATTTCGTTGGCGTTTTCTGTTGCGGATTCCATGGCCATTCTTCGGGCACCCAGTTCACTGGCGGAGCTTTCTAGCATGGCTCCGTAGAGGGTGTTTTGTACATAGTTAGGTATGAGTCTAGCGAGCACTCCCTCTGCTGAAGGTTCATAATCCATAAACATTTTTGCGCCTTCTTGTTTTTCCTCTTGCTCCCCTTGAAAGTTTTCTGGGGATAGGGGTAAAAGTTTTAGACTTTGGGGTTGTTGGGAAATGGTGGAAACAAATTTGGTATAAATAAGGTAGGCCTCATCGATCACCCCATCTTTAAATAAGTTCATCACTGTTCTCCCTATTTCCTTGGCATCAGAAAAACTAGGGCTTTCTGAAATACCCAGGTATTCCCCCATGATGTTATAGTCTCTTCTTTTGAAGTAGTCTCTTCCTGTACTCCCTATGGCTAGAATGGAGGCATTGTCTTTGTTGCCAATGGTTTCTACTCCTAGTTTAATGACATTACTATTGTATCCTCCCGCAAGACCGCGGTCGCCTGTGATGATGATAAAGGCTCTATTTTTTACATCCCTTGCTTCCATATATGGATTTCTCATCCCTGGGCTACCCTTTACAATCTCTTGAATGGTATCAATCATTTTTTCAAAGTAGGGCCGACCTAGTTCCGCCTTTTCTCGGGCACGTCTTAACTTGGAAGCGGCTACTAGTTCCATAGCTTTGGTGATCTGTTTGGTACTATTGATACTGCGGATTCTTCTTTTTATGTCCCTCATATTTTGGGCCATAGTTCTCACCTCCTTAAAGCGGGGCTAAGGGATCTTTTCCCCTTTCCCTGGCTTTCCTCCTACGCAAAAGTTTTCTTAAATTCTACTATTGCGTTTTTAAAGGTCTCTACGGTTTCGTCAGACATTGCCCCAGTATCTTTGATTTCTTGACCTACTTGGGGATATTGGTTATCCATAAAGGATAATAATTCTCTTTCAAAGTCTCTGATCCTGTCTACAGCTACGTCTTTAGCAAAGTCGTTGGTTACAGCATAAATGATCATGACCTGATGTTCTACTTTCATAGGAGAATACTGGTCTTGTTTTAGTACTTCTACAATTCTTTCTCCTTTGGCTAGTCGGGCTTGGGTTTCTTTATCTAAGTCAGAACCAAATTGGGCAAAGGATGCCAATTCTCTGTATTGAGCATACTCAAGACGAAGAGGTCCTGCGATTTTTTTCATGGATTTTATCTGGGCTGCTCCTCCTACCCTGGATACAGAAATCCCTGGGTTCACGGCAGGTCTAATACCGGAGTGGAATAATTCAGATTCCAAGAATATCTGTCCATCAGTAATAGAAATAACATTGGTAGGAATATAAGCTGAAATATCCCCTGCTTGGGTTTCTATGATGGGTAAGGCTGTCATGGAACCTCCAGATTTTAATTTTGCTGCTCTTTCTAATAATCGGGAGTGTAAGTAAAATACATCTCCAGGATAGGCTTCCCGTCCTGGTGGACGTTTCAAAAGCAAGGACATGGCACGATAAGCTGTAGCGTGCTTGGATAAATCATCAAAGATGATGAGAACATCCTTGCCTTGGTGCATAAATTCTTCCCCGATGGAACATCCTGCATAGGGAGCAATATATTGTAGAGGAGCTAGTTCACTAGCTGTAGCTGATACCACAATACTATAATCCATGGCTCCAAATTCTTCTAGATTATTTACAATCTGAGCTACAGTGGAAGCTTTTTGTCCAATAGCCACATAGATACAGATGACATCTTCACCTTTTTGGTTGATGATGGTATCTATGGCTAAAGCCGTTTTCCCCGTTTGTCTATCTCCGATGATTAACTCCCTTTGTCCCCTACCAATAGGAATAAGAGAGTCAATAGCTTTATATCCTGTTTGTAAAGGCTGATCTACCGATTGTCTTTCGATAACCCCAGGAGCTCTGACTTCTACTGGCCTAAAGTTTTCAGTAATGATAGGTCCTTTTCCATCTATGGGTTGACCTAAGGCATTAACTACTCTTCCTACCATGGCATCCCCCACAGGTACTTCTACTATTCTTCCGGTTGTTTTTACAGGATCTCCCTCTACAATGTTTGCGTCATCCCCTAAAAGAACACAACCGACGTTGTCCTCCTCTAGGTTTAGGGCCATTCCATATACCTCATTGGGAAACTCCAACAATTCACCAGCCATACATTTT is part of the Irregularibacter muris genome and harbors:
- a CDS encoding YueI family protein, which codes for MTSKDKLEEYLTVGVYGAPEIKKEEKIRYLGLFRENVVKGLTFQEIQDAAGLFYFKLALKKPHVDKVVIRQDILEEKRRQLIAITTEKSLDFKVVSSEDFIGDLAVVLASNEAVNSKDISMENKPEISQFFKDNFGKSLCKDCLEKAEAIHPDLPKEFKKISFFDKIMGIKCECDRGQK
- a CDS encoding ABC transporter ATP-binding protein; the encoded protein is MLIVSHLSKNYGKLKALEDVSFEVQSGEIVGLLGPNGAGKSTTLKAITGLLRPTSGTITIEGIAHKDVRVKHLFTYVSETPELYEMLTVMEHMQFVAYAYGLSHWKDRADHLLDQFDLKDKVNELGKNLSKGMKQKVAICTGLLHDPKLLIFDEPFIGLDPKAIRELKNIFRQLKEEGKCIFISSHLLDSIEDFCDRVLVLKNGKLIAKGTLDELRSRVEGGESSSLEDVFLEVTK
- a CDS encoding putative ABC exporter domain-containing protein gives rise to the protein MSTFGFLILQDLRKFKNYILEIKKKPWKLLLYIFYILWFGFILYTAFNGNGDKQATSIPNLVFKKDLFSVLIKALVFVLFTTTLYSSSKNFDGLFSMGDVNFLFPSPISPKIVLAYSMVKQSFVLVITSIFMVFMFPLLQVFYGPLHPGSMVYGIVGIMALFLFTVPFSYLTFVLSTRFGFKKWLHYFLYGLVIFILMAIGYGIYIQQDLLQGVFWAFNHPLFNYIPIIGWSAELIGVSILGKTALSTLFLVLQLLTIGILTFLAIFLGEDYYEDALPSAEKRWELLRNKNQGKRMSMKDAPSKKVRQVEVKSVGQGPWAFLWMQLVSNKRASGSLIFQWKVLAVLIVSIAFGVLMPDKSSMIYFIASGAIAYITFLSSMQVSIDYELKMKYIFILPGQAWKKILALNIVPIMKVIIFMSCALLPVGVIFRVSLFSIVGALAFPMSMVFLNLFSSVIIHILIPSSFDMKAFFPVIRLLTFLLFLLPPGIIGIIVGAYTNSVALAFISVAGINLLLSALFLWMSELMFGRLELR
- a CDS encoding F0F1 ATP synthase subunit epsilon; protein product: MSTYGLEIITPERVFFEGEVEKMVIRGQEGEFAVLANHTPLVTGLATGILRIFTSEKQWKEASLSGGFIKVTPTQVTVLTDAAEWPEEIDVDRAKEALERAEKYAKEKDKYDYARAQAAIKRALIRIQVAEKHGQHR
- the atpD gene encoding F0F1 ATP synthase subunit beta, whose translation is MAQQNIGKIVAIIGPVVDIKFTPENLPKLNNAIHITTEGQQIVVEVSQHLGDDIVRCIAMSSTDGLIRGMDAVDTGEPIAVPVGPATLGRMFNVLGEPIDDKPVDQDIIKSPIHRAAPSFEEQQTEPEMFETGIKVVDLIAPYAKGGKIGLFGGAGVGKTVLIQELINNIAKEHGGLSVFAGVGERTREGNDLYYEMKDSGVLDKTALCFGQMNEPPGARMRIGLTGLTMAEYFRDQQGQDVLLFIDNIFRFTQAGSEVSALLGRMPSAVGYQPTLATEMGALQERITSTKKGSITSVQAVYVPADDLTDPAPATTFAHLDATTVLSRAIVEKGIYPAVDPLDSTSRILDPKVVGEEHYNVARRVQEVLQRYKELQDIIAILGMDELSDDDKLIVSRARKIERFLSQPFHVAENFTGISGVYVPVKETIRGFKEILEGLHDDISESAFLMAGTIDDVVERAKKTKRED
- the atpG gene encoding ATP synthase F1 subunit gamma codes for the protein MAQNMRDIKRRIRSINSTKQITKAMELVAASKLRRAREKAELGRPYFEKMIDTIQEIVKGSPGMRNPYMEARDVKNRAFIIITGDRGLAGGYNSNVIKLGVETIGNKDNASILAIGSTGRDYFKRRDYNIMGEYLGISESPSFSDAKEIGRTVMNLFKDGVIDEAYLIYTKFVSTISQQPQSLKLLPLSPENFQGEQEEKQEGAKMFMDYEPSAEGVLARLIPNYVQNTLYGAMLESSASELGARRMAMESATENANEMIDDLTLSYNRARQGAITQEISEIVGGAEALK
- the atpA gene encoding F0F1 ATP synthase subunit alpha, producing MNLRPEEISAVIKKQIERYEDKLDMVDVGTVIQVGDGIARIHGLEKCMAGELLEFPNEVYGMALNLEEDNVGCVLLGDDANIVEGDPVKTTGRIVEVPVGDAMVGRVVNALGQPIDGKGPIITENFRPVEVRAPGVIERQSVDQPLQTGYKAIDSLIPIGRGQRELIIGDRQTGKTALAIDTIINQKGEDVICIYVAIGQKASTVAQIVNNLEEFGAMDYSIVVSATASELAPLQYIAPYAGCSIGEEFMHQGKDVLIIFDDLSKHATAYRAMSLLLKRPPGREAYPGDVFYLHSRLLERAAKLKSGGSMTALPIIETQAGDISAYIPTNVISITDGQIFLESELFHSGIRPAVNPGISVSRVGGAAQIKSMKKIAGPLRLEYAQYRELASFAQFGSDLDKETQARLAKGERIVEVLKQDQYSPMKVEHQVMIIYAVTNDFAKDVAVDRIRDFERELLSFMDNQYPQVGQEIKDTGAMSDETVETFKNAIVEFKKTFA